In Sodalis ligni, a single genomic region encodes these proteins:
- the narL gene encoding two-component system response regulator NarL yields the protein MSTQDPATILLIDDHPMLRSGVKQLISLDGSLKVVAEATNGEEGVRLAAEWDPDLILLDLNMPGLNGLDTLDKMRRIPLSGRIVVFSVSDHEDDVITAIKRGADGYLLKDMEPEDLLESLRQAAAGKMVLSAALMPVLAAGLRENRPGAERDIQSLTPRERDILKLLAHGLSNKLIARKLDITESTVKVHVKHLLKKMSLKSRVEAAVWALQNRML from the coding sequence ATGAGCACGCAAGATCCCGCCACCATTTTACTGATCGACGATCATCCGATGCTGCGCAGCGGGGTCAAGCAGTTAATCAGTCTGGACGGCAGTCTGAAAGTCGTGGCGGAAGCCACCAATGGTGAAGAAGGCGTACGGCTGGCGGCGGAGTGGGATCCGGATTTGATTCTGCTGGATTTAAATATGCCGGGGCTGAACGGGCTGGATACGCTGGATAAAATGCGCCGCATTCCCCTTTCCGGGCGGATCGTGGTGTTTAGCGTGTCCGACCACGAAGACGATGTGATCACCGCCATAAAACGCGGCGCCGACGGTTATTTGCTTAAGGACATGGAGCCGGAGGATTTGCTGGAGTCGCTGCGGCAGGCCGCGGCGGGAAAGATGGTGCTGAGCGCGGCGCTGATGCCGGTGCTGGCGGCGGGACTACGTGAAAACCGCCCCGGCGCGGAGCGGGATATCCAGTCATTGACCCCGCGGGAGCGGGATATCCTTAAGCTGCTGGCCCATGGACTATCGAACAAGCTGATTGCCCGCAAGCTTGATATTACCGAAAGCACGGTGAAAGTCCATGTGAAGCATCTGCTGAAGAAAATGAGTCTCAAGTCCCGGGTCGAGGCGGCGGTGTGGGCATTGCAGAACAGAATGCTTTAG
- a CDS encoding NarK family nitrate/nitrite MFS transporter, with translation MNPLTRPVSAPRGAVIEQWQPEQPEFWRTYGQPVARRNLWISIYCLLLAFCVWMLFSAVAVNLNKVGFHFTTDQLFLLTALPAVSGAILRVPYSFMVPLMGGRRWTAISTLFMVIPCLWLGAAVQDPRTPFGVFVAIALLCGFAGANFASSMANISFFFPKARQGSALGLNGGMGNLGVSVMQLVAPLAISFSMFSFFGGAGQLQADGSRLWLENAAWIWVPLLLIATVLAWFGMNDLATARASLSRQLLVLKRGHMWVLSLLYLATFGSFIGFSAGFAMLAKTQFPAMQILHYAFFGPFVGALARSAGGALSDRLGGIRVTLVNFILMAVFVALLFLTLPSHGQGGSFAAFLGVFLLLFLTAGLGSGSTFQMITVILRRLAVSRVLAQGGSNEEAQREAATESAAALGFISAIGAAGGFFIPQAFGMSLALTGSPAGAMKLFLVFYVVCVLITWFVYGRNINNGLATRKPR, from the coding sequence ATGAATCCTCTTACCCGACCCGTCAGCGCACCACGGGGCGCCGTTATCGAACAGTGGCAGCCGGAGCAGCCTGAATTCTGGCGTACTTACGGACAGCCCGTCGCCCGTCGCAATCTCTGGATTTCCATTTATTGCCTGCTGCTGGCGTTCTGCGTCTGGATGCTGTTCAGCGCGGTGGCGGTCAACCTGAACAAGGTTGGTTTCCATTTTACCACCGACCAGCTGTTTTTGCTTACCGCGCTGCCCGCGGTGTCGGGCGCCATCCTGCGGGTGCCGTACTCTTTTATGGTGCCGCTGATGGGCGGGCGCCGCTGGACCGCCATCAGCACCCTGTTCATGGTGATTCCCTGCCTGTGGCTTGGCGCCGCGGTGCAGGATCCCCGTACGCCGTTCGGCGTCTTCGTCGCTATCGCCCTGCTGTGCGGCTTCGCCGGCGCCAACTTCGCCTCGAGCATGGCCAATATCAGCTTTTTCTTCCCGAAGGCCAGACAGGGCAGCGCGCTGGGGCTCAACGGCGGCATGGGTAATCTGGGCGTCAGCGTCATGCAGCTGGTGGCCCCGCTGGCCATCTCCTTCTCGATGTTTTCTTTTTTCGGCGGCGCCGGCCAACTGCAGGCGGACGGCAGCCGGTTATGGCTGGAAAACGCGGCTTGGATCTGGGTGCCGCTGCTGCTTATCGCCACCGTTTTGGCCTGGTTCGGCATGAACGATCTCGCCACCGCCCGTGCGTCCCTCAGCCGTCAGCTCTTGGTGCTTAAACGCGGGCATATGTGGGTTCTCAGCCTGCTTTACCTGGCGACCTTCGGTTCCTTTATCGGCTTTTCGGCCGGGTTCGCCATGTTGGCGAAAACGCAGTTCCCCGCCATGCAAATCCTGCATTACGCCTTTTTCGGCCCGTTTGTCGGCGCGCTGGCGCGTTCCGCCGGCGGCGCCTTGTCGGACCGGCTCGGCGGTATCCGGGTAACGCTCGTGAATTTCATCCTGATGGCGGTATTTGTCGCGCTGCTGTTCCTTACGCTGCCCAGCCACGGTCAGGGCGGCTCTTTCGCCGCGTTTCTCGGCGTGTTCCTTTTGCTGTTCCTTACCGCCGGACTGGGCAGCGGTTCCACTTTCCAAATGATCACGGTGATCCTGCGGCGGCTGGCGGTATCGCGGGTACTGGCCCAGGGCGGCAGCAATGAGGAAGCGCAGCGGGAAGCCGCCACCGAATCCGCCGCCGCGCTGGGGTTTATTTCCGCCATCGGCGCGGCGGGGGGCTTTTTCATCCCCCAGGCGTTCGGCATGTCCCTGGCGCTCACCGGCTCGCCGGCCGGGGCAATGAAGCTGTTTCTGGTGTTTTACGTGGTATGCGTCTTGATCACCTGGTTTGTCTACGGCCGCAATATCAATAACGGCCTGGCCACCAGAAAACCGCGTTGA
- a CDS encoding nitrate reductase subunit alpha: protein MSKFLDRFRYFSQLDKPFADGHGQTLNTNRDWEDGYRSRWQHDKIVRSTHGVNCTGSCSWKIYVKNGLVTWETQQTDYPRTRPDMPNHEPRGCPRGASYSWYLYSANRLKYPQMRKLLLSLWREARGAHEDPVDAWAAIMDNPAAVRRYKQARGRGGFVRTTWEEANELIAAANVYTAKTYGPDRIIGFSPIPAMSMVSYAAGTRYLSLIGGVCLSFYDWYCDLPPASPMTWGEQTDVPEAADWYNSSYIIAWGSNVPQTRTPDAHFFTEVRYKGTKTVAVTPDYSEVAKLCDLWLHPKQGTDSALALALGHVILQEFYINRQSAYFLDYVRRYTDMPMLVLLEQRDGYYAAGRLLRAADLVEGLGQSNNPQWKTVAIDAGGGELTVPLGSIGFRWGEKGKWNLQQLDGDGRETTLQLSLLDRHDRVVEVGFPYFGGTEREHFNSVPLDNILRHRLPVKSLTLADGSEALVTSVYDLTLANYGIDRGLGDENCAGGYDDIKAYSPAWGEKVSGVSRANIIRVAREFADNADKTHGRSMIILGAGINHWYHMDMSYRGLINMLVFCGCIGQSGGGWAHYVGQEKLRPQTGWLPLAFGLDWQRPPRQMNSTSFFYNHSSQWRYETLSPQELLSPLADKSRFTGSLIDFNIRAERMGWLPSAPQLNTNPLSIAHSAKAAGLTPQEYSVKGLQDGSLRFAAEQPDDPQNFPRNLFVWRSNLLGSSGKGHEYMLKYLLGTEHGIQGQDLGRQGGVMPEEAEWREQGGEGKLDLVVTLDFRMSSTCLYSDIVLPTATWYEKDDLNTSDMHPFIHPFSAAVDPAWESKSDWEIYKGIAKAFSQVCRGHLGVETDVVTLPIQHDSNAELAQPYGVTDWKKGECPLIPGKTAPHLMVVERDYPNTYERFTSLGPLMDKLGNGGKGINWDTLTEVDFLRKLNRAKLDGAAAGRPNIDTAVDAAEVILSLAPETNGQVAVKAWTSLGVATGLDHRHLALNKKDEKIRFRDLQAQPRKIISSPIWSGLEDEHVSYTAGYTNVHELIPWRTLSGRQQLYQDHEWMRAFGESLPVYRPPIDTRAAVSQLNLKPNGNPEKALNFLTPHQKWGIHSTYSDNLLMLTLSRGGPILWLSEDDARELGIADNDWVEAFNANGALSARAVVSQRIPAGMIMMYHAQERIMNLPGSEITGQRGGIHNSVTRVCPKPTHMIGGYAQLAYGFNYYGTVGSNRDEYVVIRRMDRIDWLDGEGNDDAQGNAAAGTSHYTARVK from the coding sequence ATGAGCAAATTTCTCGACAGGTTCCGCTATTTCAGCCAGTTGGACAAGCCCTTCGCCGACGGCCACGGCCAGACGCTGAATACCAACCGCGATTGGGAAGACGGCTACCGCAGCCGCTGGCAGCACGACAAAATCGTGCGGTCCACCCATGGCGTGAACTGTACCGGCTCATGCAGCTGGAAAATCTATGTCAAAAACGGTCTGGTGACCTGGGAAACCCAACAAACCGATTACCCCCGCACCCGGCCGGATATGCCGAACCACGAACCGCGGGGGTGCCCGCGCGGCGCCAGCTACTCCTGGTATCTTTACAGCGCCAACCGGCTGAAATATCCCCAGATGCGCAAGCTGCTGCTCTCTTTATGGCGCGAGGCCCGTGGGGCGCATGAAGATCCGGTGGATGCCTGGGCGGCCATCATGGACAACCCCGCCGCCGTCCGGCGCTACAAACAGGCGCGCGGACGCGGCGGATTTGTCCGCACCACCTGGGAGGAAGCCAATGAGCTGATTGCCGCCGCCAATGTCTATACCGCGAAAACCTACGGCCCGGATCGCATCATCGGCTTTTCCCCCATCCCGGCGATGTCGATGGTGTCCTACGCCGCCGGCACCCGTTATCTGTCCCTTATCGGCGGCGTTTGCCTGAGTTTTTATGATTGGTATTGCGATTTGCCCCCCGCCTCGCCCATGACCTGGGGCGAACAGACCGATGTGCCGGAAGCGGCGGACTGGTACAACTCCTCCTATATCATCGCCTGGGGCTCCAACGTACCCCAGACCCGGACGCCGGACGCCCACTTTTTCACCGAGGTCCGCTACAAGGGCACCAAAACCGTCGCCGTGACGCCCGACTATTCCGAGGTGGCCAAGCTGTGCGACCTGTGGCTGCATCCCAAGCAGGGCACGGACAGCGCGCTGGCATTGGCGCTGGGCCATGTGATTCTGCAGGAGTTTTATATCAACCGGCAGAGCGCATATTTCCTGGATTATGTCCGCCGTTACACCGATATGCCCATGCTGGTGCTGCTGGAGCAGCGGGACGGCTATTATGCCGCCGGCCGGTTGCTGCGGGCCGCCGATCTGGTTGAAGGCCTGGGGCAGAGCAATAACCCGCAGTGGAAAACCGTGGCCATTGATGCCGGCGGCGGCGAACTGACGGTGCCGCTGGGTTCCATCGGTTTCCGCTGGGGCGAAAAGGGCAAATGGAATCTGCAGCAGCTGGACGGCGATGGCCGGGAAACCACGCTGCAACTGAGCCTGCTGGACCGCCATGACCGGGTGGTGGAGGTGGGGTTTCCCTACTTCGGCGGTACCGAACGGGAACATTTCAATTCGGTGCCGCTGGATAATATCCTGCGGCACCGTTTACCGGTGAAATCCCTCACTCTGGCGGATGGCAGCGAAGCGCTGGTCACCAGCGTCTACGACCTGACCCTGGCCAATTACGGCATTGATCGCGGATTGGGGGATGAAAACTGTGCCGGCGGTTACGATGACATCAAGGCCTACAGCCCGGCCTGGGGCGAAAAGGTCAGCGGCGTTTCCCGGGCGAATATCATCCGCGTGGCGCGGGAATTCGCCGATAATGCCGATAAAACCCATGGGCGCTCCATGATTATCCTCGGCGCCGGCATTAACCACTGGTACCACATGGATATGAGCTACCGGGGCCTGATCAACATGCTGGTTTTCTGCGGCTGTATCGGGCAAAGCGGCGGCGGCTGGGCGCACTATGTCGGCCAGGAAAAGCTGCGGCCGCAAACCGGCTGGCTGCCGCTGGCCTTCGGCCTGGACTGGCAGCGCCCGCCCCGGCAAATGAACAGCACCTCGTTTTTCTACAACCACTCCAGCCAGTGGCGTTATGAGACCCTGTCGCCCCAGGAACTGCTGTCCCCCCTGGCGGATAAGTCCCGCTTCACCGGCAGCCTGATCGATTTCAACATCCGCGCCGAACGCATGGGCTGGCTGCCTTCCGCGCCGCAGCTCAATACCAATCCGCTCTCCATTGCCCACAGCGCCAAAGCCGCCGGACTCACGCCGCAGGAGTACAGCGTGAAGGGGCTGCAGGATGGCTCGCTGCGCTTTGCCGCCGAGCAGCCGGATGACCCGCAAAACTTTCCCCGCAACCTGTTTGTCTGGCGCTCCAATTTGCTCGGATCCTCCGGCAAAGGCCATGAGTACATGCTGAAATACCTGCTGGGCACCGAGCACGGCATCCAGGGCCAGGATCTCGGCCGGCAGGGGGGCGTGATGCCGGAAGAGGCGGAGTGGCGGGAGCAGGGGGGCGAAGGCAAGCTCGATTTGGTGGTGACGCTGGATTTCCGCATGTCCAGCACCTGCCTTTATTCCGATATCGTGCTGCCCACTGCCACCTGGTATGAAAAGGACGATTTGAATACCTCCGATATGCATCCCTTTATCCACCCCTTTTCGGCCGCGGTGGACCCGGCCTGGGAATCAAAAAGCGATTGGGAAATCTATAAAGGCATCGCCAAGGCGTTTTCACAGGTTTGCCGGGGGCATCTGGGGGTGGAAACGGATGTGGTGACCCTGCCCATCCAGCACGATTCCAATGCCGAACTGGCGCAGCCCTATGGCGTGACGGACTGGAAAAAGGGCGAATGCCCGCTGATTCCGGGTAAAACCGCGCCTCATCTCATGGTGGTGGAACGAGACTACCCTAATACCTATGAACGCTTCACCTCTCTGGGTCCGCTGATGGATAAGCTCGGCAACGGCGGCAAAGGCATCAACTGGGATACCCTGACGGAAGTGGATTTCCTGCGCAAGCTGAACCGCGCCAAGCTCGACGGCGCCGCCGCCGGCCGTCCCAATATCGATACCGCCGTTGATGCCGCGGAAGTGATTCTGTCGCTGGCGCCGGAAACCAACGGCCAGGTGGCGGTAAAGGCCTGGACGTCGCTAGGGGTCGCCACCGGCCTTGACCACCGCCATCTGGCCCTCAATAAAAAAGACGAAAAAATCCGTTTCCGAGATTTGCAGGCGCAGCCGCGTAAAATCATCTCCAGCCCCATCTGGTCCGGACTGGAGGATGAACATGTCTCCTACACCGCCGGCTATACCAATGTGCATGAACTCATTCCCTGGCGCACCTTGTCGGGCCGGCAGCAGCTCTATCAGGACCATGAGTGGATGCGCGCGTTTGGCGAAAGCCTGCCGGTCTATCGCCCCCCCATCGATACCCGCGCCGCCGTGTCGCAGCTGAATCTTAAACCCAACGGCAATCCGGAGAAGGCGCTGAACTTTTTGACGCCGCATCAGAAATGGGGCATTCACTCCACCTACAGCGACAACCTGCTGATGCTGACCCTCTCCAGGGGGGGACCGATCCTCTGGTTAAGCGAGGATGACGCGCGGGAACTGGGCATTGCCGATAACGACTGGGTGGAAGCGTTCAACGCCAACGGCGCCCTCAGCGCCAGGGCGGTGGTGAGCCAACGCATTCCCGCCGGCATGATCATGATGTATCACGCCCAGGAGCGGATCATGAATCTCCCCGGTTCGGAAATCACCGGCCAGCGCGGCGGTATACATAATTCCGTGACCCGGGTCTGCCCGAAACCCACACATATGATCGGCGGTTATGCCCAGTTGGCCTACGGCTTCAACTATTACGGCACCGTCGGCTCCAATCGCGATGAATATGTGGTGATCCGCAGAATGGACCGTATCGACTGGCTGGACGGCGAAGGCAATGACGACGCCCAGGGCAACGCGGCGGCGGGAACCTCACACTATACGGCGAGGGTAAAATGA
- the narH gene encoding nitrate reductase subunit beta, giving the protein MNIRSQVGMVLNLDKCIGCHTCSVTCKNVWTSREGMEYAWFNNVESKPGIGYPNAWEDQEKWQGGWIRTIKGRLQTRMGSRVGLLSNIFANPHMPEIDDYYEPFDYDYQNLHTAPAGKHQPVARPRSLLSGRRMKKIVGSANWEDILGGEFEQRARDRNFDNMQKAMYGEYENPFMMYLPRLCEHCLNPACVATCPSGAIYKRGEDGIVLIDQDKCRGWRMCLTGCPYKKIYFNWKSGKSEKCIFCYPRIEAGQPTVCSETCVGRIRYLGVLLYDADRIEQAALAEDEQHLYQSQLDIFLDPNDPQVIAQALRDGIPQGVIDAAQQSPVYKLAVDWKLALPLHPEYRTLPMVWYVPPLSPIQSAADGGNLPLSGVLPDVESLRIPVQYLANMLTAGDTAPVLLALKRLLAMRHYKRAETVEGISDISALDEVGLTEAQAREMYRYLAIANYEDRFVVPSSHRELAREAFPETRGCGFSFGDGCRGSDSRFNLFDTRRIDAIDISGNTARGGSHD; this is encoded by the coding sequence ATGAACATTCGCTCCCAAGTAGGCATGGTGCTCAATCTTGATAAATGCATCGGCTGCCACACCTGTTCGGTGACCTGTAAAAATGTCTGGACCAGCCGGGAAGGCATGGAATACGCCTGGTTCAACAACGTCGAGAGCAAGCCTGGCATCGGTTATCCCAATGCCTGGGAAGACCAGGAAAAGTGGCAGGGGGGCTGGATCCGCACCATCAAGGGCCGGCTGCAGACGCGCATGGGCAGCCGCGTCGGGCTGCTGTCGAATATCTTCGCCAACCCCCATATGCCGGAAATCGATGACTATTACGAGCCGTTCGATTACGACTACCAAAACCTGCATACCGCGCCGGCGGGTAAACACCAGCCGGTGGCGCGTCCCCGATCGCTGCTGTCCGGCCGGCGAATGAAAAAGATTGTCGGCAGCGCGAACTGGGAAGATATCCTCGGCGGCGAGTTTGAACAGCGCGCCCGGGACCGCAACTTCGATAATATGCAAAAAGCCATGTACGGCGAGTATGAAAACCCCTTTATGATGTATTTGCCCCGCCTGTGCGAGCACTGCCTTAATCCGGCCTGCGTGGCGACCTGCCCGAGCGGCGCTATTTACAAGCGCGGCGAAGACGGCATCGTGCTTATCGATCAGGACAAATGCCGCGGCTGGCGCATGTGCCTTACCGGCTGCCCCTACAAAAAGATTTACTTCAACTGGAAAAGCGGCAAGTCGGAGAAATGCATTTTCTGCTATCCGCGTATCGAAGCGGGGCAGCCCACCGTCTGCTCAGAAACCTGCGTCGGGCGCATCCGCTATCTGGGGGTTCTGCTCTATGACGCCGACCGCATCGAACAGGCGGCGCTGGCGGAAGATGAGCAGCATCTCTACCAAAGCCAGCTGGATATTTTTCTCGATCCCAACGATCCGCAGGTTATCGCCCAGGCGCTGCGGGACGGCATACCCCAAGGGGTAATCGACGCGGCCCAACAGTCCCCGGTCTATAAGCTGGCGGTGGACTGGAAGCTGGCGCTGCCGCTGCATCCGGAATACCGCACGCTGCCGATGGTCTGGTATGTCCCGCCGCTGTCCCCCATCCAGTCCGCCGCCGACGGCGGAAATTTGCCCCTGAGCGGCGTGCTGCCGGATGTGGAAAGCCTGCGCATACCGGTGCAGTACCTGGCCAATATGCTCACTGCCGGCGATACCGCGCCGGTGCTGCTGGCGTTGAAACGTCTGTTGGCCATGCGTCATTACAAACGCGCCGAAACCGTGGAGGGGATATCGGATATCAGCGCCTTGGACGAGGTGGGACTCACCGAGGCGCAGGCCCGGGAAATGTACCGCTACCTGGCCATCGCCAACTATGAGGATCGTTTCGTGGTGCCCTCCAGCCATCGGGAGCTGGCGCGGGAAGCCTTCCCGGAGACCAGGGGCTGTGGTTTCAGCTTTGGCGACGGCTGCCGCGGCAGCGACAGCCGTTTCAATCTGTTCGATACCCGCCGTATCGACGCCATCGATATCAGCGGTAACACCGCCCGTGGGGGTTCCCATGATTAG
- the narJ gene encoding nitrate reductase molybdenum cofactor assembly chaperone, with product MISLKIIGMLLDYPQQDVRDNRAELNSAVRAAAELTAAQSAPLTDFIRQYCDGTLLDAQEAYCGLFDRGRAMSLLLFEHVHGESRDRGQAMVDLLQQYRDAGLRLDSRELPDFLPLYLEYLSLCPPDDAQEGLRDIAPILALLGARLRQRESRYAELFDLLLSLCDSELRSTTLREQIAGEARDDTPAALDAVWEEEQVTFLGGEGCDTAEQTRHQRRFAGAVAPQYLDIGQAPARPAADSKGQ from the coding sequence ATGATTAGCCTGAAGATTATCGGCATGTTGCTGGATTATCCGCAGCAGGATGTCCGGGATAACCGGGCAGAGCTTAACTCGGCGGTCCGGGCCGCCGCTGAGCTTACCGCCGCCCAAAGCGCGCCGCTGACGGATTTTATCCGGCAGTACTGCGACGGAACGCTGCTGGACGCCCAGGAAGCCTATTGCGGACTGTTCGACAGAGGCCGCGCCATGTCGCTGCTGCTGTTCGAACATGTCCACGGCGAATCACGCGATCGCGGCCAGGCGATGGTGGATTTACTGCAGCAGTATCGCGATGCCGGTCTGCGGCTAGACAGCCGCGAGCTGCCGGACTTTTTGCCGCTGTATCTGGAATACCTCTCCCTGTGCCCGCCGGATGACGCCCAGGAAGGGCTGCGGGATATCGCGCCCATCCTGGCTCTGCTGGGGGCGCGGCTGCGGCAGCGCGAGAGCCGCTATGCCGAACTGTTCGATCTCCTGCTGAGCCTGTGCGACAGCGAACTGCGCAGCACGACCCTGCGGGAACAGATCGCCGGCGAAGCGCGGGACGACACCCCGGCGGCGCTGGACGCGGTGTGGGAAGAGGAGCAGGTCACGTTCCTGGGCGGGGAGGGCTGTGACACGGCGGAGCAGACCCGGCACCAACGTCGTTTTGCCGGCGCGGTGGCGCCGCAATATCTGGATATCGGACAAGCCCCGGCGCGGCCGGCCGCCGACAGCAAAGGACAATAA
- the narI gene encoding respiratory nitrate reductase subunit gamma has product MAFLNAFFFDIYPYIAGAVFLIGSWIRYDYGQYSWRAGSSQILDKKGMRLASNLFHIGILGIFFGHLFGLLTPHWVYELFLSVALKQKLAMGAGGICGLLTLAGGGLLLKRRLLNPRVRANSSFGDIMILTLLVVQVCLGLLTIPFSARHPDGSEMMKLVGWAQAVVTFHTGASAHLAGVAFIYRLHLVLGMTLFLMFPFCRLVHIWSAPVEYLTRRYQLVRNRH; this is encoded by the coding sequence ATGGCATTTCTCAATGCATTCTTTTTCGATATCTATCCCTATATCGCCGGCGCGGTATTCCTCATCGGCAGCTGGATTCGCTATGACTACGGGCAATATAGCTGGCGGGCCGGATCGAGCCAGATACTGGACAAAAAGGGGATGCGCCTGGCGTCCAACCTGTTTCATATCGGTATCCTCGGCATCTTCTTCGGCCATTTGTTCGGCCTGCTGACGCCCCACTGGGTCTATGAGCTCTTTTTGTCCGTGGCGCTGAAACAAAAGCTGGCCATGGGGGCCGGGGGGATTTGCGGGCTGCTGACCCTGGCGGGGGGCGGGCTGCTGTTAAAACGCCGATTGTTGAATCCGCGCGTGCGGGCCAATTCCAGCTTTGGGGATATCATGATCCTCACCCTGCTGGTGGTACAGGTCTGCCTCGGCCTGCTGACCATTCCGTTTTCCGCCCGGCACCCGGACGGCAGCGAAATGATGAAGCTGGTGGGCTGGGCCCAGGCGGTGGTGACTTTCCATACCGGCGCCTCGGCGCACCTTGCCGGCGTCGCGTTTATCTATCGCCTGCATCTGGTGCTGGGCATGACGCTATTTCTCATGTTTCCGTTCTGCCGGCTGGTGCATATCTGGAGCGCGCCGGTGGAGTACCTGACCCGGCGTTACCAACTGGTGCGCAACCGGCACTAA
- a CDS encoding nitrous oxide-stimulated promoter family protein — protein MTGKRILREKLTLYKMIALYARRSPEALPDPFHYQALYEYAAKRLDCCVFGEEKPACKHCPVHCYPFAKREEIKQIMRWAGPRMLWRHPLLALRHLLDGKRPVPPLPEKYRSKK, from the coding sequence ATGACAGGAAAGCGGATTTTGCGAGAGAAGCTCACCCTTTACAAAATGATTGCGCTCTATGCGCGCCGCAGCCCGGAAGCCTTGCCCGATCCCTTTCATTATCAGGCACTGTATGAATACGCCGCTAAACGCCTCGATTGCTGTGTCTTCGGCGAAGAAAAACCGGCCTGTAAACACTGTCCCGTTCACTGCTATCCCTTCGCCAAGCGGGAAGAAATAAAGCAAATCATGCGCTGGGCCGGTCCCCGGATGTTATGGCGTCATCCGCTATTGGCCTTGCGACATTTGCTGGATGGCAAACGTCCTGTTCCGCCATTGCCGGAAAAATACCGGAGTAAAAAATGA
- a CDS encoding DUF488 domain-containing protein: MTISCKRVYDRVEKDDGYRVLVDRMWPRGLKKTDLAYDEWCRDVAPSSDLRTAFHSSSLNFDEFGKAYRRELGANIPAWKALLDRAGQGNVTLLYASRDRERNHARVLPAFLIEHYKKENE, encoded by the coding sequence ATGACCATATCATGCAAACGGGTCTACGATCGCGTTGAAAAAGACGATGGTTATCGGGTGCTGGTCGATCGCATGTGGCCGCGGGGATTAAAAAAAACCGACCTGGCCTATGACGAATGGTGCCGGGATGTGGCGCCGTCCAGCGACTTAAGAACAGCCTTTCATAGCTCATCGTTAAATTTTGATGAATTTGGCAAAGCCTACCGCCGGGAGCTTGGGGCGAACATCCCGGCCTGGAAGGCGTTACTCGATCGCGCCGGGCAAGGGAACGTCACGCTGCTGTATGCCTCCCGCGACAGGGAGCGTAACCATGCGCGGGTGCTGCCGGCGTTTCTTATTGAGCATTATAAGAAAGAAAATGAATAA
- a CDS encoding IS630 family transposase, with translation MPIIAPIPRNERRQMQKIVQKTADKNHARRLIAMLMLHRGESLTCVAKTLCAARSSVGRWINWFTLFGIEGLKSLPPGRQKKWPVDAMLRMLNLLVQRSPQDFGYLRSRWSTEMLTIEINKLFNSTLHPGSLRRWLPGAGIVWRRAAPTLHIRDPHREEKLAAIDEALAKNSAEHPVFYEDEVDIDLNPKIGADWQKKGQQKRIPTPGKNEKHYLAGALHAGTGRVDYVSGTRKNSGLFIDMLCQLRSTYRSAKTITLIVDNYIIHKSKKTLKWLKKNPKFILIYQPIYSPWVNKIELLWLALHETVTRNHHCKTMWELLKNVRQFMKTASPFPGNKPGLTKVER, from the coding sequence ATGCCGATCATAGCACCCATACCCAGAAATGAACGACGCCAGATGCAAAAAATTGTCCAGAAAACGGCAGATAAGAATCATGCCAGACGCCTTATTGCCATGTTGATGTTGCACCGGGGTGAATCGCTGACTTGCGTTGCTAAAACCCTATGTGCCGCCCGTTCTTCCGTCGGACGCTGGATTAATTGGTTCACGTTATTTGGTATTGAAGGTCTGAAAAGTCTGCCACCGGGCCGTCAAAAAAAATGGCCTGTCGACGCCATGCTGCGAATGCTCAATTTGCTTGTTCAGCGCTCCCCGCAAGATTTTGGCTATCTGCGCTCACGCTGGAGTACCGAGATGTTAACGATTGAAATTAATAAGTTATTTAACTCTACGTTGCATCCTGGCTCACTTCGCCGTTGGTTGCCAGGAGCCGGCATTGTCTGGCGCAGAGCGGCTCCGACCTTGCATATTCGGGATCCTCACAGGGAAGAAAAGCTGGCTGCAATTGATGAGGCATTGGCAAAGAACAGTGCTGAACATCCCGTGTTTTACGAGGATGAAGTTGATATCGATCTCAACCCAAAAATCGGCGCGGACTGGCAGAAAAAAGGTCAGCAGAAACGCATCCCTACGCCGGGTAAAAATGAAAAACATTACCTTGCAGGTGCGCTGCATGCTGGAACGGGCAGAGTGGATTACGTGAGTGGAACACGTAAAAACTCAGGCTTGTTCATCGATATGCTATGCCAGCTGAGAAGCACGTATCGCAGCGCCAAAACGATCACCCTTATTGTCGATAATTACATCATTCACAAAAGTAAAAAGACATTGAAGTGGTTGAAGAAGAATCCAAAATTTATTCTTATTTATCAGCCGATTTACTCGCCATGGGTGAACAAAATAGAGCTCTTATGGTTAGCATTACACGAAACGGTGACCCGCAATCATCACTGTAAAACAATGTGGGAGTTACTAAAAAATGTCAGACAATTTATGAAAACCGCATCACCTTTCCCAGGCAACAAACCTGGACTAACAAAAGTGGAGCGGTAA